The following proteins come from a genomic window of Corallococcus sp. NCRR:
- a CDS encoding threonine ammonia-lyase — MVTLQDIQAARERIRTALRPTPCPASDYFTEKTDCAVVYFKLENLQRTGAFKERGALNKLLTLTEEEKRRGVIAASAGNHAQGVAYHARRLGIRATIVMPERTPLIKVTRTRDDYGARVVLKGANYDEAYAEALRIQAAENLVFVHPFNDPHVIAGQGTIALELLEQCPDLELVVVPVGGGGLISGIAVALKATNPRIQVVGVQASTIASMKASLDAGKRTELTNAGTTIADGIAVKVPGELTFEHVRKYVDAMVTVDEEEIAAAILMMLEQEKSVAEGAGAAGLAALVNGRIPQAKGKRIAIIVGGGNIDMNVISRIIERGLVKAGRLVQLEVRLPDRPGMLARLTTQIAEMRANVVDLHHDRAFSKAGLGEATVEVMLETTGHAHIQELMSALESQGWQVART; from the coding sequence CGTCGGACTACTTCACGGAGAAGACCGACTGCGCGGTGGTGTACTTCAAGCTGGAGAACCTCCAGCGCACCGGCGCCTTCAAGGAGCGCGGCGCGCTCAACAAGCTGCTGACGCTGACGGAAGAGGAGAAGCGCCGCGGCGTCATCGCGGCCTCCGCCGGCAACCACGCGCAGGGCGTGGCGTACCACGCGCGCCGGCTGGGCATCCGCGCCACCATCGTGATGCCGGAGCGCACGCCGCTGATCAAGGTGACTCGCACGCGGGATGACTACGGCGCGCGCGTGGTGCTCAAGGGCGCCAACTACGACGAGGCCTACGCGGAGGCCCTGCGCATCCAGGCCGCGGAGAACCTGGTCTTCGTGCACCCCTTCAACGACCCGCACGTCATCGCGGGCCAGGGCACCATCGCGCTGGAGCTGTTGGAGCAGTGCCCGGACCTGGAGCTGGTGGTGGTGCCGGTGGGCGGCGGCGGGCTCATCTCCGGCATCGCCGTGGCGCTGAAGGCAACGAACCCGCGCATCCAGGTGGTGGGCGTGCAGGCCTCCACCATCGCCAGCATGAAGGCGTCGCTGGATGCGGGGAAGCGCACGGAGCTCACCAACGCGGGCACCACCATCGCGGACGGCATCGCGGTGAAGGTGCCGGGGGAGCTCACCTTCGAGCACGTGCGCAAGTACGTGGACGCGATGGTGACGGTGGACGAGGAGGAGATCGCCGCCGCCATCCTGATGATGCTGGAGCAGGAGAAGTCGGTGGCGGAGGGCGCGGGCGCGGCGGGGCTGGCGGCGCTCGTCAACGGCCGGATTCCCCAGGCGAAGGGCAAGCGCATCGCCATCATCGTGGGCGGCGGCAACATCGACATGAACGTCATCAGCCGCATCATCGAGCGGGGCCTCGTGAAGGCGGGCCGCCTGGTGCAGTTGGAGGTGCGGCTGCCGGACCGGCCCGGCATGCTCGCGCGGCTCACCACGCAGATCGCGGAGATGCGCGCCAACGTGGTGGACCTGCACCACGACCGCGCCTTCTCCAAGGCGGGCCTGGGCGAGGCCACGGTGGAGGTGATGCTGGAGACCACCGGGCACGCGCACATCCAGGAGCTGATGTCCGCGCTGGAGTCCCAGGGCTGGCAGGTCGCCCGGACGTAG
- a CDS encoding peptidase MA family metallohydrolase: protein MNTPLIALLLLAAAPPAQKAKELAAHKEWEELYLAFAAADPGSYPEAQRPSVAAPLLKGCEALLAEDAVMAYSLGERAVAFQETAGGLRCLAKSALKTDQRAAAEEALKKGLATFPKDGAFALELGRLQLQDKDSAGALATLQQVPAKSKEAAEAKKLMQQARAQVSEEGAARREAERLEQRMNGEPGPGDTRQAKGSGGGNVQSASLSYESGVGKDGMRVRQNSRFAIRYFNSDRDFGQRAEYEGKVVSALDEAYDFTQRTLGKARERQLNVVLYTRDEFATHMGARYANAVAGLYSEDAIRMNDAAELTQATKATLVHEYVHAALDEISPRGGGALPRWFNEGLAEYIEWRYLGLDGPPRYLRDVMKVQAKQGRLPKLSDMDQQAPISMSQPEVAYGTSAMAVRELVRLGGQEKLLDFIQKAGQADSFQEALKATYEKDFAGLDQAVRAALSGR, encoded by the coding sequence ATGAACACGCCCCTCATCGCCCTGCTGCTCCTCGCCGCCGCTCCTCCCGCGCAGAAGGCGAAGGAGCTGGCCGCCCACAAGGAGTGGGAGGAGCTGTACCTCGCGTTCGCCGCCGCGGATCCGGGCTCGTACCCGGAGGCGCAGCGGCCGTCCGTGGCGGCCCCGCTGCTCAAGGGCTGCGAGGCGCTGCTCGCGGAGGACGCGGTGATGGCGTACTCGCTGGGCGAGCGCGCCGTGGCGTTCCAGGAGACGGCGGGCGGCCTGCGCTGCCTGGCGAAGTCCGCGCTGAAGACGGATCAGCGGGCCGCCGCGGAGGAGGCGCTGAAGAAGGGCCTGGCCACCTTCCCCAAGGACGGCGCGTTCGCGCTGGAGCTGGGCAGGTTGCAGTTGCAGGACAAGGACTCGGCGGGGGCGCTGGCCACGCTGCAGCAGGTGCCCGCGAAGTCAAAGGAGGCCGCGGAGGCGAAGAAGCTGATGCAGCAGGCGCGCGCGCAGGTGTCCGAGGAAGGGGCCGCGCGGCGCGAGGCGGAGCGCCTGGAGCAACGGATGAACGGCGAGCCGGGCCCTGGGGACACGCGCCAGGCGAAGGGCTCGGGGGGCGGGAACGTCCAGAGCGCGAGCCTGAGCTACGAGTCCGGCGTGGGCAAGGACGGCATGCGCGTGCGCCAGAACAGCCGCTTCGCCATCCGCTACTTCAACAGCGACCGGGACTTCGGCCAGCGCGCGGAGTACGAGGGCAAGGTCGTGTCCGCGCTCGACGAGGCCTATGACTTCACCCAGCGGACCCTGGGGAAGGCCCGCGAGCGGCAGCTGAACGTGGTGCTCTACACGCGCGACGAGTTCGCCACGCACATGGGCGCCCGGTACGCGAACGCGGTGGCCGGCCTGTACTCCGAGGACGCCATCCGCATGAACGACGCGGCGGAGCTGACGCAGGCGACGAAGGCCACGCTCGTCCATGAGTACGTGCACGCGGCGCTGGACGAAATCTCCCCGCGCGGCGGCGGCGCCCTGCCCCGCTGGTTCAACGAGGGCCTGGCCGAGTACATCGAATGGCGCTACCTGGGGCTGGATGGCCCCCCGCGCTACCTGCGCGACGTGATGAAGGTCCAGGCGAAGCAGGGGCGGCTGCCCAAGCTGTCGGACATGGACCAGCAGGCGCCCATCTCCATGTCCCAGCCGGAAGTCGCCTACGGAACATCCGCCATGGCGGTGCGGGAGCTGGTGCGGCTGGGGGGCCAGGAGAAGCTCCTGGACTTCATCCAGAAGGCGGGTCAGGCCGACTCCTTCCAGGAGGCCCTGAAGGCCACCTATGAGAAGGACTTCGCCGGCCTGGACCAGGCGGTGCGTGCCGCCCTCTCGGGGAGGTAG